From the Octopus sinensis linkage group LG3, ASM634580v1, whole genome shotgun sequence genome, the window CATGTTTGTGTTAAATGccgcatattgatatatatatatatatatatatattatatatatatatattatatatatatatatatatatattatatatatatgtaatacctcGAGTGTGAATCCACAAATTTTATTTCCAACTGCCGAGGTTCCGTATTATATTACGTATCTAAAGTATATCAGCTTTCAAAGCTGATAAGCTGTACTTCAAGATATATCTTTTGGAGGATTTGAATCCAGTAATGAGTGAGCTATTAAACCACTCGTCAATTACGATCTTACTGTCTATAATCCAAAAACATCCCCTACTATTTTGGCACTATAATAAGTACAAACATTGTCACGTGTCAAtcaaaaagtatattttttttgtttcaactaAATAAATTCATTATAGATTATCAATTCTCTCTGGTTCTAGATTGTAATCAAAAAGTTTGAAATCTAAATAGTacatgttttgaatttttttgagAATCTCAAACGTTATGTTTTGATAAGCTTTTACGAAATACATTTTCCGTTGATCTTTCCATTCTTTTCGACTTGTTAACGGATTATTGttatatatcttgatatatacagatataacagATTCAGGATCTGAAATTCTCGCATCTGAAAAATCTTCAATATTGAAGACAGCTTCTCTATGAATATAGCCTTGAATTTGGAAAGCCGAAAATAACctcgaaaataaaattatatcctTGTAGCAAACTTTGGGCGACTTGTTTCTAAAATGCAGAATTGAAGTCGCAGCTAGATCTCGGATGGCATGAATGGTATAGTCTTTGTGGGATAgattattgtattttaaaatattatctctTTTTATACCGATTTGTTGAATGAAATTGTCTCTATCTTTTGCAAAAGATTCTAgctttataataaaattatactttATATCACAAGGATTGCATAACACAGTGATCGGATTCCAGTGTCGGTTGGAATTATCATTGCGTTTGGCGGTTACAAATTGGAGAAATTCATGGAATTGGACATCGTTACCACATTTTAGAGAATATGAGCTCGCTCTGTCTCTATAATCTTTTATTA encodes:
- the LOC115209558 gene encoding carbohydrate sulfotransferase 9-like — translated: MLVFLFPYLSTLAANSDEIRLLDYFNSGNILVRWDVMILSNSENLFGSEFQQRNKLLEETCKKYYFEDVKYVRPLFMYHPLNLSYCKVPKVASSYWMRFFSALGDTTSRINAFDQIRFKVHRMHLVNVSQTSKFNNIKNKLIVTRNPFTRLFSAYVDKIFLSENWQRYGRLIIKDYRDRASSYSLKCGNDVQFHEFLQFVTAKRNDNSNRHWNPITVLCNPCDIKYNFIIKLESFAKDRDNFIQQIGIKRDNILKYNNLSHKDYTIHAIRDLAATSILHFRNKSPKVCYKDIILFSRLFSAFQIQGYIHREAVFNIEDFSDARISDPESVISVYIKIYNNNPLTSRKEWKDQRKMYFVKAYQNITFEILKKIQNMYYLDFKLFDYNLEPERIDNL